From a region of the Dictyostelium discoideum AX4 chromosome 2 chromosome, whole genome shotgun sequence genome:
- a CDS encoding hypothetical protein (Similar to Vibrio vulnificus CMCP6. TPR repeat containing protein) produces MNQHQLHQQLQQQLLQQQQQQLQYQQQQHNMQQQQQLLQQQQLKMNIQQQQQQQQQQQQQQQQQQQQQQQQQQLQQQQSPKKTIIQKYNEDLDDMVIKTYTTRLVLTWIYNNPTPPILSPLPKLKVIPNSSSSKQFSNKTLHTSTHTFQDIESYVKEVFDLWDTVLSFFYSQHIKRSKAYYQNVKQSPQNVESDHTVKLTLKSILIGSIYYSDIFFRKSSVLKPKSNFTILDIVISR; encoded by the coding sequence atgaatcaacatcaactacatcaacaattacaacaacaattattacaacaacaacaacaacaattacaataccaacaacaacaacataatatgcaacaacaacaacaattattacaacaacaacaattaaaaatgaatatccaacaacaacaacaacaacaacaacaacaacaacaacaacaacaacaacaacaacaacaacaacaacaacaacaacaattacaacaacaacaatcaccaaagaaaacaataattcaaaaatataatgaaGATTTAGATGATATGGTAATTAAAACATATACAACCAGATTGGTATTGACATGGatttataataatccaacaccaccaattttatcaccattaccaaaattaaaagttataCCAAATTCTAGTTCATCTAAACAATTTTCCAATAAAACATTACATACATCAACTCATACATTCCAAGATATTGAATCATACGTTAAGGAGGTATTCGACCTTTGGGATAcagttttatcatttttttattctcaaCATATTAAACGTTCAAAAGCATACTATCAAAATGTAAAACAATCACCACAAAATGTTGAATCTGATCACACTGTAAAATTaactttaaaatcaattttaattggttcaatttattattccgatatattttttagaaaatcttctgttttaaaaccaaaatcaaattttacaattttagaTATTGTAATTTCAAGgtaa
- a CDS encoding hypothetical protein (Similar to Dictyostelium discoideum (Slime mold). phosphatidylinositol 3-kinase 2 (EC 2.7.1.137) (PI3-kinase) (PtdIns-3-kinase) (PI3K)), with translation MWLEEKMSVNKYLSEIFGVSLVHVNSLERYFLTLIDYQLYLHEKDIQSFANIIHKSYVNKSSSSSSSSSSSSSSSPSPSPSSITVCQNKSIESENNNINNNINNNINNNINNINNNINNINNNNNNNNNNNNNNCANKISIQVYSCNNNDSVNSSPLPCSVSGASSNHYNINHGYISGGESSSSSSSSSSSNSSPSVLVVPSSPIKSFIQSSSSSSASSASPSSISPKKRYLSISRSSSCSSNINTPIATSSPSTCTVPNSIHHDDYQDQPKKRIKAIVA, from the coding sequence atgTGGTTAGAAGAAAAAATGTCAGTTAATAAATATCTATCAGAAATATTTGGAGTATCTCTGGTTCATGTAAATAGTTTagaaagatattttttaactttaattGACTATCAATTATATCTTCACGAGAAGGATATTCAATCATTTGCAAATATCATTCATAAATCCTATgtaaataaatcatcatcatcatcatcctcatcctcatcctcatcatcatcctcaccatcaccatcaccatcatcaataaCTGTTTGTCAAAATAAATCCATTGAATccgaaaataataatatcaataataatatcaataataatatcaataataatatcaataatatcaataataatatcaataatatcaataataataataataataataataataataataataataattgcgcCAATAAGATATCAATTCAAGTGTAtagttgtaataataatgatagtgtAAATAGTTCACCATTACCATGTTCGGTTAGTGGGGCAAGTAGTAATCATTATAATATCAATCATGGATATATTAGTGGTGgtgaatcatcatcatcttcatcatcatcttcatcatcaaattcttCACCCTCTGTATTAGTAGTACCttcatcaccaattaaatcatttatacaatcttcttcatcatcgtcCGCTTCTTCtgcatcaccatcatcaatttcacCAAAGAAAAGATACCTTTCAATATCAAGATCTTCATCTTGTTCgtcaaatataaatacacCAATTGCAACCTCCTCACCTTCAACTTGTACAGtaccaaattcaattcatCATGATGACTATCAAGATCAACcaaagaaaagaataaagGCAATCGTGgcctaa
- the aslB gene encoding hypothetical protein, whose protein sequence is MFSNGLSKLIKSKIASTSIITTKNNYSISKLSFSSTSILLNKKYKLSEPFNYEQDCEYALKEPIQFWDEVASKYVHWNKRYEKVYSGDEYNPEWFKGGVLNACYNALDVHAKDPITKNRIAIIHETPSKNNTNKLTYGELWDEVCIFARGLHNLGVEKGDRVVIYMPMINQALIAMLACARLGATHSVVFGGFASPQLAQRIEHFKPKVVISANFGVEGHKINCYTPLLSKALELSSHKPNHTIVYNRLDVKLDAGEVLPPRVEGSLDWSELIKNIAPYRDYALVDSTHPLYILYTSGTTGMPKGVVRDTGGYSVALNYSIRNCYGMKSGDTFFAGSDVGWVVGHTLSVYGPLMVGLTSIIFEGKPTVPDASTYWKLIEKHRVNALFSAPTAIRAIHRDDADGKLASKCDLSSLRSIWLGGERLDSSTFNFLRNITNNKPILDNYWNTESGSPLITNPSCQVPIKANATGKPMPGYQFHVLSPTSERLGADKIGEVCIKLPVAPGFTNTLYLNPEGYKNAYLNEYPGYLRTADSGYYDENGYYHIISRVDDIINVSGHRLSTGSIEEILVKHPKIVECAVIGVHDELKGEIPFGLVVLKPQYKDCAEEVENELIKEVRENIGPVATFKKVLSVNRLPKTRSGKILRNILRKMYNKEEYTVPPTIEDMEVLKEIDIEFEKYKLSHPPKK, encoded by the exons atgtttagtaatggattatcaaaattaataaaatccaAAATAGCATCTACATCAATAATTAccactaaaaataattattcaatttcaaaactatcattttcatcaacatcaattttattaaataaaaaatataaattaagtGAACCATTTAATTATGAACAAGATTGTGAATATGCATTAAAAGAGCCAATACAATTTTGGGATGAAGTAGCTTCAAAATATGTACATtg gAATAAAAGATATGAAAAAGTTTATAGTGGTGATGAGTATAATCCAGAATGGTTTAAAGGTGGTGTATTGAATGCATGTTATAATGCATTAGATGTTCATGCAAAGGATCCAATTACAAAGAATAGAATTGCAATCATTCATGAAACACCATCAAagaataatacaaataaattgaCCTATGGTGAACTTTGGGATGAGGTTTGTATATTTGCAAGGGGATTACATAATTTAGGTGTTGAAAAGGGTGATAGAGTAGTCATTTATATGCCAATGATTAATCAGGCGTTGATTGCAATGTTGGCATGCGCAAGATTGGGTGCGACACATAGTGTGGTATTTGGTGGTTTTGCATCACCCCAATTGGCTCAACGTATTGAGCATTTCAAGCCAAAGGTAGTGATATCTGCAAATTTCGGTGTTGAAGGCCACAAGATCAATTGCTACACACCACTACTTTCAAAGGCATTAGAACTATCATCACATAAACCAAATCATACCATTGTTTACAATCGTTTGGATGTAAAGTTAGACGCAGGTGAAGTTTTACCACCAAGAGTTGAGGGATCGTTGGATTGGAGTGaactaattaaaaatattgcaCCGTATAGGGACTATGCATTGGTAGATTCGACACACCCATTATACATTCTTTACACCAGTGGTACCACTGGCATGCCAAAAGGTGTCGTTAGGGACACCGGTGGCTACTCAGTGGCTTTGAATTACTCCATTAGAAATTGTTATGGTATGAAGAGTGGTGATACATTTTTCGCAGGTTCCGACGTAGGTTGGGTAGTTGGTCATACTTTATCAGTCTACGGTCCATTGATGGTAGGTTTAACATCGATCATATTCGAAGGTAAACCAACAGTTCCAGACGCCTCAACCTATTGGAAATTGATTGAAAAGCATCGTGTAAATGCACTATTCTCTGCACCAACAGCAATTCGTGCAATTCATAGAGATGATGCTGATGGTAAGTTGGCATCAAAATGTGATCTCTCCTCATTGAGATCCATTTGGTTGGGTGGTGAACGTTTGGATAGTTCAACATTCAATTTCTTAAGAaacatcaccaacaacaaacCAATCTTGGACAACTATTGGAATACCGAGAGTGGTTCACCATTAATCACCAACCCATCATGTCAAGTACCAATCAAAGCAAACGCCACTGGTAAGCCAATGCCAGGTTACCAATTCCATGTACTCTCTCCAACCTCTGAAAGATTGGGTGCCGATAAAATCGGTGAGGTTTGTATAAAGTTACCAGTTGCACCAGGTTTTACAAATACCCTATACCTAAATCCAGAAGGTTACAAGAATGCTTATCTCAACGAGTATCCAGGTTACCTTAGAACCGCCGATTCAGGCTACTACGATGAAAATGGTTATTATCATATCATTTCTAGAGTTGATGATATTATCAATGTTAGTGGTCACCGTTTATCAACTGGTTCAATCGAAGAAATCTTAGTTAAACATCCAAAAATAGTAGAATGCGCAGTAATTGGTGTCCACGATGAATTAAAAGGTGAAATACCATTTGGTTTGGTAGTTTTAAAACCTCAATATAAAGATTGTGCTGAAGaagttgaaaatgaattaattaaagaagttAGAGAAAATATTGGTCCTGTCGCAAcctttaaaaaagttttatctGTAAATCGTTTACCAAAAACTCGTAGTGGTAAAATTTTAAGAAATATTTTAAGAAAAATGTATAATa AGGAAGAATATACTGTTCCACCAACAATTGAGGATATGGAGGTCcttaaagaaattgatatCGAATTTGAAAAGTATAAACTTTCACACCCACCaaaaaaatag
- the dokA gene encoding histidine kinase: MSSPHIELHSQRTLSPQPSSNNFELTGNKSCALSASLNGSIDDLNNNNNNNNNNNNNNNNNNNNNNNNNNNNNNNNNNNNNNNDGDKNDKKLLIITNAPTPPLTPPQPTKTQQTLLELNQKFQEQQQQQQQQQQLQKQNKQQQSQKQQEEPPSSQQEEPPLSQQQQEQEQEQEQEQEQEEQSKQKIEGKGGGGEEEECEGGGGGEGEGEEQFKEGDEEEHEGIEIDPNLPTTGYTGKRRSSLQINEASPKLIQTPSVDRTLCILDSLPCPIFQIGIIENTENGNITLTGFANERLTTLLSCSSNLLVDSLKSIPSPHYNTVPSLESCNSIPINNLAPGLLPNTDPTKILDPYISLYNKKQLKERYSNNNNNTNTNNNNNNNNNNNNNNNNNNNNNNNDTTTTTTTTTTTTTTTTTTTTTTTTNESDNNNNNNNNNNNNNNNNNNNNNNNEEIKQNTKEGEEILHESTNSTGTGNSISRPNSILQCILDSFHEQKTITEKVLLSNFLIRQQYKSRATIKPFPDGCICIFEYIENINLNYQQPPTSLNDRINSTNKLTNEMELLSLSPDSNHQHVQKLHNHNHNHHNHNHNNTTQRASSTDSPFIHSVSANSLSSMSSNSSVTSACASLSSNSSSNSNNNSNNASSSNCSSNANSNNTNSSSSNCCCCCNNNNNNNTSSTSSTISSASSTKSKSYLHQQHKNSKVYSTLLNSFENLSFLLKSTPIIIWRADHNGEMVFFKKSDEIPIDEKKVVGNNFQDFLQWVPQTYRTNFQEMFQNSLKCGKIFEFLFWFQTPQNYVQLFKIAGYPIFHIDGKDCIASKRYLIGWLGVTYNYLINDGAEISIKGSANLDSMYEKFKIIYEMPNIERTKLTNNGISSGGDITNANNNGGSSESSNKILEKKKHLISEAEKECFLKCKETYNILFKLSLLGVMFSTFKGIILDANDMLLQTIGYTRGDLENGKIDWMLLTPPEHFEISARALQELKAKRWCQPIEKAYIHKSGKRVPVLITSAMIDGSTEQCITFVFDLSRYRQAEMAAIEATRLKTQFITNISHELRTPCHGIVGMSQLLLDSQLTNTQRDNIDSIKRSTDSLISLINDILDFSKLEYGKVTLENESFELLPMIEEVLDSQATAANRKGIDLIFVMGRDYPVPPVIFGDRNSLKKVLLNLVGNAVKFTETGFVLLEISTDYESGDQISLRFTVKDSGIGIPENKIEQIFVPFGQIDGSFSRKYGGSGLGLSFCKELVALMGGYIRVESGDQEGGKGTTFWFAIKVSISSPSYLPNSVPAANQFFYPEYRPSHYNNVIGNGDSPKNVLIIESNQMVIMSIQSILLSMKCECISASKAITALDLLESSKSTENQIDIIVCSDKSTFVQQILDYVTTEKVILYGVDPNSKYNENSKVYSYLVTPITHSKLISSILLSKNLKSKNSFLTTTNNTNNTNNTNNIENKSSIDSPLSITSTSSSIITPILTSNNLDLNNNNNNNNNSILVSNNGGVDGGNNVPSTLTTIQQSQPKKYILVAEDNDINIKVVVRQLEKLGYTAIVGINGLKALEIIGSFPICLILLDCQMPQMDGFTCSTILRQIEPTGQRIPIIAMTANDSKDRCFEVGMDDYLSKPVRVDRLQKTLSDWIKTDENGNPTNSYNFYPLSYSLVYNNFIDTQLKKEKNDD, encoded by the coding sequence atgAGTTCACCACACATTGAACTTCACTCACAAAGAACATTATCTCCCCAACCaagttcaaataattttgaattgacAGGAAATAAAAGTTGTGCATTATCAGCTTCTTTAAATGGTTCCAtagatgatttaaataataacaataataacaataacaataacaataacaataacaataacaataacaataacaataacaataacaataacaataacaataataataacaataacaataacaataataatgacgGCGATAAAAACGATAAAAAATTACTTATTATAACAAAtgcaccaacaccaccattaACACCTCCACAACCCACAAAAACACAACAAACATTACTAGaattaaaccaaaaatttcaagagcaacaacaacagcaacaacaacaacaacaattacaaaaacagaataaacaacaacaatcacaaaaacaacaagaagaaccaccatcatcacaacaagaagaaccaccattatcacaacaacaacaagaacaagaacaagaacaagaacaagaacaagaacaagaagaacaatcaaaacaaaaaatagaAGGAAAAGGAGGGGGAGGAGAGGAAGAGGAGTGTGAaggaggaggaggaggagAGGGAGAGGGAGAGGAGCAATTTAAAGAGGGTGATGAGGAAGAACACGAGGGTATTGAAATTGATCCAAATCTACCAACAACTGGATATACTGGTAAACGAAGATCATCATTACAAATCAATGAAGCATCaccaaaattaatacaaaCACCATCAGTAGATAGAACATTATGTATATTAGATTCATTACCATGTCCAATCTTTCAAATTGGTATCATTGAGAATACAGAGAATGGTAATATTACATTGACTGGTTTTGCAAATGAAAGATTAACAACACTCTTATCATGTTCATCCAATCTATTAGTAGActctttaaaatcaattccaTCACCACACTACAATACTGTACCATCATTAGAAAGTTGTAATTCAATcccaataaataatttagcaCCTGGTCTATTACCAAATACTGATCCAACAAAAATATTAGATCCATATATttcattatataataaaaaacaattaaaagaacgttatagtaataataataataatactaataccaataataataataataataataataataataataataataataataataataataataataataataatgataccactactaccaccaccactaccacaactaccaccactaccactacaacgaccactaccacaacaacaacaaatgagtctgataataataataataataataataataataataataataataataataataataataataataataataatgaagaaattaaacaaaatacAAAAGAGGGTGAGGAAATATTACATgaatcaacaaattcaactgGTACAGGTAATTCAATATCAAGaccaaattcaatattacAATGTATATTGGATTCATTTCATgaacaaaaaacaataacCGAGAAAGTATTATTAAGTAACTTTTTAATTAGACAACAATATAAGAGTAGAGCTACAATTAAACCATTCCCAGATGGTTGTATTTGTATATttgaatatattgaaaatataaatttaaattatcaacaaccaccaacttcattaaatgatagaattaattcaacaaataaattaacaaatgaaatggagctattatcattatcaccaGACTCTAATCATCAACATGTTCAAAAATTacataatcataatcataatcatcataatcataatcataataatactacACAACGAGCATCATCAACTGATTCACCATTTATTCATTCTGTATCAGCAAATTCACTTTCATCAATGTCATCAAATTCATCTGTAACATCTGCATGTGCATCATtaagtagtaatagtagtagtaatagtaataataatagtaataatgcaAGTAGTAGTAATTGTAGTAGTAAtgcaaatagtaataatacaaatagtagtagtagtaattgttgttgttgttgtaataataataataataataatacatcatcaacatcatcaacaatatcaagtgcatcatcaacaaaatcaaaatcatatttacatcaacaacataAGAATTCAAAAGTTTATTCAACTTTATTGAATAGTTTTGagaatttatcatttttattaaaatcaacacCAATTATAATTTGGAGAGCTGATCATAATGGTGAGATGGTATTCTTTAAGAAATCCGATGAGATTCCAATAGATGAAAAGAAAGTtgttggtaataattttcaaGATTTCTTACAATGGGTACCCCAAACCTATCGTACCAATTTCCAAGAGATGTTTCAAAACAGTTTAAAGTGTGGTAAGATTTTCGAATTCTTATTTTGGTTTCAAACACCTCAGAATTATGTTCAACTATTTAAAATCGCAGGTTATCCAATATTTCATATTGATGGTAAAGATTGTATTGCTTCAAAGAGATACCTAATCGGTTGGTTAGGTGTTACCTATAATTATCTAATTAATGATGGTGCTGAAATCTCAATTAAAGGTTCTGCAAATTTAGATAGTATgtatgaaaaatttaaaatcatttatgaAATGCCAAATATTGAACGTacaaaattaacaaataatggTATATCAAGTGGTGGTGATATAACTAACGCCAACAACAATGGTGGTTCAAGTGaatcttcaaataaaatattggaaaagaaaaaacatttaatttctGAGGCTGAAAAAgaatgttttttaaaatgtaaaGAAACTTATAATAtcctatttaaattatcattacttGGTGTAATGTTTTCAACTTTTAAAGGTATAATTTTAGATGCAAATGATATGTTATTACAGACAATTGGATATACTAGAGGTGATTTAGAGAATGGTAAAATCGATTGGATGTTATTGACTCCACCAGaacattttgaaatttcagcTAGAGCATTACAAGAGTTGAAGGCAAAGAGATGGTGTCAACCAATTGAGAAGGCGTATATACATAAGAGTGGCAAGAGGGTACCAGTGTTGATTACATCCGCTATGATCGATGGTAGTACTGAACAGTGTATAACATTTGTGTTTGATTTAAGTAGATATAGACAAGCTGAGATGGCAGCGATTGAAGCAACCAGATTAAAGACTCAATTCATTACAAATATTTCCCACGAGTTACGTACACCCTGTCATGGTATAGTTGGTATGAGCCAATTGCTATTGGATTCACAATTGACCAATACGCAACGTGATAATATAGATTCAATTAAACGGTCTACAGATTCATTGATATCGTTGATCAATGATATACTGGATTTCAGCAAGTTGGAGTATGGTAAAGTTACATTGGAGAATGAGTCATTCGAATTGTTGCCAATGATTGAGGAAGTGTTGGACTCTCAAGCCACAGCTGCCAATCGAAAAGGCATAGATTTGATATTCGTCATGGGTCGTGACTATCCAGTGCCTCCGGTTATATTTGGTGATAGAAATTCATTGAAAAAGGtgttattgaatttggttgGAAATGCTGTGAAATTCACAGAGACCGGTTTCGTGCTATTGGAGATCTCTACCGATTATGAAAGTGGCGATCAAATCTCCTTGCGTTTCACAGTTAAAGACAGTGGTATTGGTATACCCGAGAATAAGATCGAGCAGATTTTCGTGCCATTTGGTCAAATTGACGGTTCATTCAGTAGGAAATACGGTGGCTCCGGATTGGGTCTATCTTTCTGCAAAGAACTAGTCGCGTTGATGGGTGGCTATATTCGGGTGGAGAGCGGCGATCAAGAGGGTGGCAAAGGCACGACCTTTTGGTTCGCAATTAAAGTTTCCATCTCGTCACCTTCTTACCTACCAAATAGTGTTCCCGCAGCTAACCAATTCTTTTATCCTGAATATAGACCATCACATTATAACAATGTCATTGGTAATGGTGATTCACCAAAGAATGTACTAATCATTGAATCCAATCAAATGGTAATCATGTCGATCCAATCGATCCTTCTCTCAATGAAATGTGAATGTATTAGTGCATCCAAAGCAATCACAGCATTAGATCTATTGGaatcatcaaaatcaactGAAAATCAAATCGATATCATAGTTTGTTCAGATAAATCAACATTTGTTCAACAAATTCTAGATTATGTAACCACTGAAAAAGTCATACTCTATGGTGTTGatccaaattcaaaatataatgaaaattcaaaagtTTACTCTTATTTAGTTACACCAATAACtcattcaaaattaatttcttcaattttactttcaaaaaatttaaaatcaaaaaattcatttttaacaacaacaaataatacaaataatacaaataatacaaataatattgaaaataaatcatcaattgattcaccattatcaataaCTTCAACTTCATCTTCAATTATAACTCCAATTTtaacttcaaataatttagatttaaataataataataataataataataattcaattttagtttcaaataatggtggtgttgATGGTGGAAATAATGTTCCATCAACATTAACAACAATTCAACAAAGTCAACCAAAGAAATATATTTTAGTTGCAGaagataatgatattaatattaaagttGTAGTTAGACAATTGGAAAAGTTAGGATATACTGCAATTGTTGGAATTAATGGATTGAAAGCTTTGGAAATAATTGGAAGTTTTCCAATTTGTTTAATACTTTTAGATTGTCAAATGCCTCAAATGGATGGTTTCACATGTTCCACTATTTTACGTCAAATTGAACCAACTGGTCAACGTATACCAATCATTGCAATGACTGCAAATGACTCAAAGGATAGATGTTTCGAAGTTGGTATGGATGATTATCTCTCAAAACCTGTCAGAGTTGATAGACTTCAAAAAACTTTATCCGATTGGATTAAAACtgatgaaaatggtaatCCAACAAATtcttataatttttatccATTATCTTATTCTTtggtttataataattttattgatactcaattaaaaaaagaaaagaatgacgattaa
- the pyd3 gene encoding hypothetical protein (beta-alanine synthase) has product MSKQFESVQATLEKYIPAEELSEVKRILYGYNRGHHVKSLPICQEALDLANKNNFEIVASKVEADPEQLRKPRIVRLGIIQNSIGAETTAPIQDQYLAIEAKIEKMIDAAGAMGVNVLCLQETWHMPFAFCTREKYPWVEFAESASTGQSIKFIQRMARKYNMVIISPMLERDDVHASTIHNTAVVVGNNGNIIGKSRKNHIPRTGDFNESTYYMESTLGHPVFETIYGKIAINICYGRHHNLNWLAYGLNGAEIVFNPSATVGELSEPMWGVEARNAAMTNNYFVGSINRVGTEHFPNEFTSGNGKPAHKDFGHFYGSSYFSSPDNCCTPSLSRVSDGLNISEVDLNLCQQVKDKWNFQMTARYELYAKFLTDYINPNYQPNIIKDPSMK; this is encoded by the exons atgagtAAACAATTTGAAAGCGTTCAAGCTACATTAGAAAAGTATATTCCAGCAGAGGAATTATCAGAAGTTAAAAGAATTCTTTATGGTTATAATAGAGGTCACCATGTCAAATCACTTCCAATTTGTCAAGAAGCTTTAGATTTagcaaataaaaataattttgaaattgttgcttcaaa AGTTGAAGCAGATCCAGAACAATTAAGAAAACCAAGAATTGTTAGATTAGGTATTATTCAAAATTCAATTGGTGCTGAAACTACTGCACCAATCCAAGATCAATATTTAGCAATTGAAGCAAAGATTGAAAAAATGATCGATGCTGCTGGTGCTATGGGTGTAAATGTTTTATGTCTCCAAGAAACATGGC ataTGCCATTTGCATTTTGTACAAGAGAGAAATATCCATGGGTTGAATTTGCAGAATCAGCAAGTACAGgacaatcaattaaattcattcaaAGAATGGCTAGAAAATATAATATGGTAATTATTTCACCAATGTTAGAGAGAGATGATGTTCATGCAAGTACAATTCATAATACTGCCGTTGTAgttggtaataatggtaatatcATTGGAAAGAGTAGAAAGAATCATATCCCAAGAACTGGTGATTTCAATGAGTCAACCTATTATATGGAATCGACATTGGGTCATCCAGTGTTTGAGACTATTTATGGAAAGATTGCAATCAACATTTGTTATGGTCGTCATCataatttgaattggttAGCCTATGGTTTGAATGGTGCTGAAATCGTTTTTAATCCATCCGCTACCGTGGGTGAATTATCTGAACCAATGTGGGGTGTCGAAGCTAGAAATGCAGCAATGACCAATAACTATTTCGTTGGTTCAATCAATCGTGTTGGAACTGAACATTTCCCAAATGAATTCACCAGTGGTAATGGTAAACCTGCTCATAAAGATTTCGGTCATTTCTATGGTAGTTCTTATTTCAGTTCACCTGATAATTGTTGTACTCCTTCACTCTCTCGTGTCTCTGATGGTTTAAATATCTCTGAAGTCGACTTAAACCTTTGTCAACAAGTAAAAGATAAATGGAATTTCCAAATGACTGCTCGTTATGAATTATACGCAAAATTCTTAACAGATTACATTAATCCAAATTATCAaccaaatattattaaagatcCATCTATGAAATAA